The genomic segment ATACAAATGGTTGGGGGCAGAAGGAGCTGGGGCAGAGTAAGATGGAGCTGGAGCAGCAGCTGGGGCGGAGTAAGATGGAGCTGGGGCAGCGTAAGATGGAGCTGGGGCAGCAGCTGGGGCAGAGTAGGAAGGAGCTGGGGCAGCGTAAGATGGAGCTGGGGCAGCAGCTGGGGCAGAGTAGGAAGGAGCTGGGGCAGCAGCTGGGGCCGAGTAAGATGGGGCTGGAGCAGCAGCTGGGGCGGAGTAAGATGGAGCTGGGGCAGCATAGGATGGAGCTGGGGCAGCGTAGGATGGGGCTGGAGCAGCAGCTGGGGCAGAGTAGGATGGAGCGGGGGCAGAGTATGAAGGAGCTGAGTAAGATGGAGCTGGAGCAGCAGCTGGGGCCGAGTAAGATGGAGCTGGGGCAGCAGCTGGCTGTTGATAGTTGTAGCCTAATTCAGAGACATCAGCGTAGGCGCTGGCGCACAAGGCAAGGGCAACAATGAAGAATTTCTAAAcgataaccaaaaaaaaaaaaaacaaaggcaaATTGTTAGCATTAGTTGAGAATCCATTAGGGTGGGGCGTTGTAGGCGAATTCATAATCACTTCATTTTCGTAAATCCTCTTCAATATGATGTTTTGTTTgtctatttgttttattttagggCTCTTACCATTTTCGTTTGTTATGCTTTAGCTCTGAATGCTTGCAAGTTAATGCTGTTGTCTCTCAATCAATAGGTTTATTTTATATGATTATCTGAAAACTGCCACCGTTGGCCAACATTGGCCCGGCATAATGAGATGAAACACTCGGCGCTAATCCAATAGACATTAGGCGGAAGTAgtgtagtttttgttttattttagttttatagaCCCGAAGAACACAAGATTTAATATATATTGTGACCAATAATTTATTAAACATCGATCGAGCAGATAATGTTGCGTCTGTTACACAAGCCGGCCCACCGCTAACCACATTTTCAAGATGGGCGGGTTCATTTGAAAATCTCATGCAAATGAGGATGAAGACCAACTTTGTCGCATAGAcctgaaaattttggaaatctatTCAGGGGACTAGCAACAACATTTCATAAATCATCATACTCGTATTTGGCTCAATTAATTGCAAACTCGAGTCTCGAGTTGTATGAGAACCGCATAGAGCTGATTATTTACTAATTAAGTGTCTGCGAGAGGCACCAACCTGAGCCTGTGATCTGGGATATCTATCTTCTGAGATAATAAGTCAATCTAACTTTGCCACCCTCTTCTACGAATGAGAAGCATTAGGCTTTTTTCCTCTTCAACGGTAATGGTATGCACCAAACCTGATTGCTATTCGATTCCAAGTAGGTGTGAAACCAAAAGTATAGTCTTGTTATGCATATTTTTGGTTTAAGCCTATTATATTTTTTGGTTTGACGACAACCTGTCTGTCAAATTAGGTTTTATGTTTGCCTTTTAATATTAATGTCGGTCAAATTTGTTATCTGCTGTGTAAAGGTGTTCGCGTTGTGGTTGGTGGTCTTTTTTCATGTCTATTTCCGAATTGTAGCCATAAAATGCAGCACGTTTTTGAATTTAGGATTATAAATCAACAAGGCAGGATAACCAACAACGAcgataagttttccaagtgaaacttaaatttttgataaagtcACGAAttccccctaggacgcatagttttggagttaaagcctttttaaagttttcataatttccattttttctggATTTTCGACGcaatttggaaaatttggtggagtcacggattatggcccatttccgaTACAGTATTTAAAAAGTATTCAGAGTGAAAATTCGGTTTTGGctggattttcgataaaattttgaattttttgatggtgtcacgaattgtggcccacttccctctaggacgcatagtttaggagatacagcactTTTAAAGTTTTGAAAGTAAATCTTCGATTTAGGATGAGTTTTTGATgaaataaagaatatttttagtCAGTCACGAATTATTTCCTTCTAGGATGCAGTTCCTTCAAGGActcatagttaaggagatacagccatcttAAAGATTTCAAAGTGAAAACGCGATTTGTGATggtttttcgattaaatttttaattttttgatggaatgGTGGAATCCCTTTgcgacgcatagtttacgagATTCATccctttttaagttttaaaagtaaaaagtagattttttatgatatatggaagtttttgatggagtcaccgataatggcccatttccctctaggacgcattgtttaggagatacagccattttaaaagtATTCAGagtgaaatttcggttttttgctggattttcgatgaaatttggaattttttgatggtgtcacgaattatggcccatttccctctaggacccatagttaaggagatacagccattttaaagttataaaagtgaaaataaaattttgctggtttttccatggaatttagaatttttgatggagtcacgaattgtgGCCAGgcggaatcttggaaacccaccaccaccgattttgctaaaatatgggagctatatctggttgtagaccgattcggaccgtattttcagccaaatcggataaaaatggcggcttccaggggctcaagaagtcaaatcatgagattggtttatatgcgagctatctcaggttatagaccgatttagcacACAACCAGGCCgtattttgggaacccaccacctggcttctggtaaaatatgggagctatatctggttatagactgattcgaacggtacttagcacaattgttgagagtcataacggaatactttgtgcaaaaattcagccacattggataaaaatggcggcttccatgggctcatgaagtcaaatcccgagatcggtttatatgggagctatatcaggttatagaccgaggtAGGccctacttagcacatttgttgaagtcataacacaacactacgtccaaaatttcagccaaatcggatgaaaagtttTGCTTCCAGGggcctaaagaagtcaaatcggtagattggtttatatgggagcaatatcaggatcttgacctatttggacggtacgtggcacagttgttgtaagtcacagcagaacactatgttcaaaatttcagccaattcggacaaattGGGGTTTCCAGGGGCctgaagaagacaaatcgggcgataggtatatatggaagctatttccaaaactgatccgatatggcccatttgcaacttTCAGCgaactacatcgatattaagtgtttagtgtttcccaaacatcccattaCGGAACAAATTAACTTCTCACAATATCGATTGAGTGCTgcccgtttcaaatttaagctcaatgataaggggatcTCCTGTTtgatgccgagtccgaacggcgtgccactgaAAAGTACAAAagtcacaaatgtcaccagcatttggtgaggggataaccaccgctgaaaaatattttaaggtgttctcgCCGGCAGTATTTGAACCCCGGCGTTTGGGCACGATAGGCGGGCATGTTAACCTATGCACCAcgatattaggtatctgtgcagaattccaacctgctagctttacgcgttcgaccgctttcgtgatttcgacagacgga from the Stomoxys calcitrans chromosome 1, idStoCalc2.1, whole genome shotgun sequence genome contains:
- the LOC106094302 gene encoding uncharacterized protein LOC106094302 codes for the protein MENDAKSVPQESSKKPMKFFIVALALCASAYADVSELGYNYQQPAAAPAPSYSAPAAAPAPSYSAPSYSAPAPSYSAPAAAPAPSYAAPAPSYAAPAPSYSAPAAAPAPSYSAPAAAPAPSYSAPAAAPAPSYAAPAPSYSAPAAAPAPSYAAPAPSYSAPAAAPAPSYSAPAPSAPNHLYDAPHAAPAPSYSAPAAAPAPSYSAPAAAPAPSYSAPAAAPAPSYSAPAAAPAPSYSAPAAAPAPSYSAPAAAPAPSYSAPAAAPAPSYSAPSYSAPAAAAESYASASSQGGYRYKTVRRVVVSHRA